A single region of the Lotus japonicus ecotype B-129 chromosome 4, LjGifu_v1.2 genome encodes:
- the LOC130711672 gene encoding uncharacterized protein LOC130711672: MDSLLANYASSDEEQDQQPHKPTQSTKTTTTSSSPSSSFFSTLPPPKSSSSSSSSLFQSLPPPKQPSSTEIPKPKSQFQEQQPKRVVQFRPPIIPLPNPTDLDDDDDDEVDEEEQEERNRRRKLESSTQAPSVKSFLSTIPAPRNTATLGVQSSSGSGRRSIIETDAPAPAPAPVPAPVPELPASSSAGEESVDQNAAGYENYQYGTEQYDSYGNYSWGTEPEAGAVYGNNGGDDAYANYAAYGDQGQGQYESNWIDRSVPPEASGVSDTTVIFPSKRRRNEIPTEVIEVKQDELMKNRPREDQAKITGIAFGPSYMPVSSAKGKPTKLHKRKHQIGSLYFDMKQNEMKLAERRAKGMLTKAETQAKYGW; this comes from the exons ATGGATTCTCTGCTAGCAAACTACGCCTCTTCAGACGAAGAACAAGATCAACAACCACACAAACCAACCCAATCCACAAAAACCACAACGACGTcgtcttctccttcttcttccttcttctccactCTTCCTCCTcccaaatcatcatcatcatcatcatcttctctctttcaATCTCTTCCTCCACCCAAACAACCTTCTTCAACCGAAATCCCTAAACCTAAATCCCAATTCCAGGAACAACAACCCAAAAGGGTTGTCCAATTCAGACCCCCAATTATCCCTCTACCTAACCCCACCGATCTCGACGACGACGACGATGAcgaagttgatgaagaagaacaagaagagcgaaacagaagaagaaaattggAGTCGTCCACTCAAGCACCGTCGGTGAAATCATTCTTGTCCACCATTCCTGCACCCAGGAACACCGCCACTCTCGGTGTTCAATCGAGTTCCGGTTCTGGCCGGAGATCCATCATCGAAACCGATGCACCAGCACCAGCACCGGCACCGGTACCCGCACCGGTACCGGAGCTGCCGGCGTCAAGTTCTGCAGGAGAAGAGAGCGTTGATCAAAATGCTGCTGGTTATGAGAATTACCAGTATGGCACTGAACAGTATGATAGCTATGGCAATTACAGTTGGGGTACTGAGCCAGAGGCTGGAGCTGTTTATGGAAATAATGGTGGTGATGATGCCTATGCAAATTATGCTGCCTATGGGGATCAAGGACAAGGACAGTATGAAAGTAACTGGATTGATCGCTCCGTGCCGCCGGAGGCATCTGGGGTTAGTGATACTACGGTGATATTTCCTAGCAAGAGACGGAGGAATGAGATTCCCACGGAAGTGATTGAGGTGAAGCAAGATGAGCTTATGAAGAATCGGCCAAGAGAGGATCAAGCTAAGATCACTGGGATAGCTTTTGGACCCTCTTACATG CCTGTCTCGTCGGCAAAAGGAAAGCCCACAAAGCTGCATAAGAGGAAGCATCAAATTGGTTCATTGTACTTTGATATGAAGCAAAATGAAATGAAACTGGCCGAGCGGCGGGCAAAGGGCATGCTTACCAAAGCTGAAACACAAGCAAAATATGGATGGTGA
- the LOC130716212 gene encoding uncharacterized protein LOC130716212 has product MPTLNLFTNIPVDAVVASDILRDATKAVAKIIGKPESYVMILLNGGVPIAFGGTEEPAAYGELISIGGLGPSVNGKLSSTIAEILQTKLYIDGSRFYIKFYDVQRSFFGFNGSTF; this is encoded by the exons ATGCCCACCTTAAACCTCTTCACAAACATACCTGTGGACGCTGTGGTTGCTTCCGACATTCTCAGGGATGCCACCAAAGCCGTTGCAAAGATCATCGGAAAACCCGAATCT TATGTGATGATTTTGTTGAATGGGGGAGTGCCTATTGCATTTGGTGGCACTGAAGAACCAGCTGCTTATGGAGAACTCATCTCAATTGGGGGTCTTGGTCCAAGTGTTAATGGAAAATTGAGTTCTACAATTGCGGAAATTCTTCAGACTAAGCTATATATTGATGGCTCCCGTTTCTATATCAAGTTTTATGATGTTCAG CGCTCATTCTTTGGGTTCAATGGCTCAACGTTTTAA
- the LOC130714263 gene encoding RNA-binding KH domain-containing protein PEPPER-like, with product MATPDPILNGTTSQPLTEPPPAAEPESADKRWPGWPGHCVYRIIVPVLKVGSIIGRKGELIKKTCEETRARIRVLDAPLGTPDRIVLVSGKEEPEAPLSPAMDAVIRIFKRVSGLAEIEAAPGATFCSVRLLVASTQAINLIGKQGSLIKSIQESTGAAVRVLTGDELPSYAAADERIVEVQGEPLKVLKALEAVVGHLRKFLVDHTVLPLFEKPGNATISQDRQTDAWADKPSLHSASQTSIVADIPLSNKRDSFYADRESQLESFISSSSMSLYGQDSSLSGLRSSALSRATPPIVTTVIQTMQIPLSYAEDIIGMQGSNIDYIRRTSGAILTVQESRVPDEIIVEIKGTSSQVQIAQQLIQDAITHHQEPVASSYSRLDAGLRSSYSQLGSSSYPSSSLPSQPYNGYGSSGLGGGYSSTFRL from the exons ATGGCCACACCGGACCCAATCCTCAACGGCACCACCTCACAACCACTCACCGAGCCACCCCCCGCCGCCGAACCTGAATCCGCCGACAAAAGATGGCCGGGCTGGCCCGGCCACTGCGTGTACCGGATAATCGTGCCGGTCCTCAAGGTCGGCAGCATCATCGGCCGCAAAGGCGAACTCATCAAGAAGACTTGCGAAGAGACTCGAGCTCGCATTCGCGTTCTCGATGCTCCCCTTGGTACTCCTGATCGAATC GTACTTGTATCAGGGAAAGAAGAGCCAGAGGCACCTCTTTCTCCTGCAATGGACGCGGTGATAAGGATATTTAAACGCGTCTCGGGATTGGCTGAAATTGAAGCAGCTCCTGGGGCTACATTTTGTTCCGTCCGTTTATTGGTGGCGTCGACTCAGGCTATCAATTTGATTGGAAAGCAGGGCTCTTTGATTAAATCCATACAGGAGAGTACCGGTGCTGCTGTTAGAGTATTGACTGGAG ATGAGCTTCCATCCTATGCTGCTGCTGATGAGAGGATTGTGGAAGTGCAGGGGGAACCCTTGAAGGTCCTTAAAGCTCTGGAAGCAGTAGTTGGACACTTGAGGAAGTTTTTGGTTGATCATACTGTTCTTCCCCTATTTGAGAAACCT ggcAATGCTACAATCTCCCAAGACCGCCAGACAGATGCCTGGGCTGACAAACCATCACTGCATAGTGCTTCACAAACTAGCATTGTTGCTGATATTCCTCTTTCAAATAAAAGGGATTCTTTCTATGCTGACCGTGAAAGTCAATTGGAGTCATTTATCTCTTCCTCGTCAATGTCATTATATGGGCAAGACTCATCACTTTCTGGTCTGCGTTCTTCAGCTCTTAGTCGTGCCACCCCTCCTATTGTTACAACG GTAATACAAACAATGCAAATACCACTGTCCTATGCAGAGGACATAATTGGTATGCAAGGGTCAAATATTGATTACATTCGCCGTACTAGTGGAGCCATATTGACTGTGCAAGAGAGCCGGGTGCCTGATGAAATCATTGTGGAAATAAAAGGCACCTCATCACAGGTTCAAATAGCACAACAATTGATTCAG GATGCTATAACCCATCACCAGGAACCTGTCGCTAGTAGTTACAGCAGGTTAGATGCAGGTCTGAGATCTTCTTACTCTCAATTGGGAAGTTCATCGTATCCGTCGTCTTCATTGCCCTCGCAACCCTACAATGGGTATGGATCTTCTGGTCTAGGAGGAGGCTATAGTAGTACTTTCAGACTATAA